One Acidobacteriota bacterium DNA segment encodes these proteins:
- a CDS encoding DUF488 domain-containing protein — protein sequence MPIAIIKLGSPRKPNEGLRIGTVRRPPRGVPKAQFAKRDFYDVWLPNLSPTPELVAFAQRSQDEGSWKTFKRRFRAEMNKPEAARLLDVLAALSHQTNFCVGCYCEDEDRCHRSVLRELLTERGAKVS from the coding sequence TTGCCGATTGCGATCATAAAGCTCGGATCGCCGAGGAAACCGAATGAAGGACTGCGCATCGGCACGGTTCGCAGACCACCTCGGGGAGTTCCGAAGGCGCAGTTCGCGAAGCGCGATTTCTACGACGTCTGGCTACCAAACCTCTCGCCGACCCCAGAGCTCGTGGCATTCGCTCAACGATCACAGGACGAGGGCTCGTGGAAAACATTCAAACGCCGATTTCGCGCCGAGATGAACAAGCCGGAAGCGGCCAGACTTCTCGATGTACTGGCGGCGCTCTCGCATCAGACAAACTTCTGCGTAGGCTGCTACTGCGAGGACGAAGATCGCTGCCATCGTTCCGTTCTCAGGGAATTACTCACAGAGCGCGGTGCCAAAGTCTCCTAA
- a CDS encoding alcohol dehydrogenase, whose product MATMRVAVPAVTPMRLAQISRPGADFEIVDREVPTPGARQVRIRVKACGVCHSDLLTKEGVWPGIQYPRSPGHEVAGVIDEVGQDVTGWNKGQRVGVGWFGGQDGTCLQCRRGDFINCRNLKISGISYDGGYQQYMIAPVEALAAIPDGLSDVEAAPLLCAGVTTFNALRHSGALPGSLVAVQGIGGLGHLGIQFGNKFGYNVVAIGRGPENSALAKKLGASSYIDSKSTNAAQELQKLGGAQVILATAPNSKAMSELIDGLAPNGKLMVVGATLDPIEVTPIQLISGVRTIQGWASGTPTDSEDTLNFATLTGVRPMIETYPLEQAGEAYARMLSGNAQFRVVLTM is encoded by the coding sequence ATGGCAACAATGCGAGTAGCGGTACCAGCAGTAACGCCAATGAGGTTGGCACAGATTTCCAGACCCGGAGCTGATTTCGAGATCGTTGATCGCGAAGTTCCTACGCCCGGCGCACGTCAAGTTCGTATCAGGGTGAAGGCCTGTGGCGTGTGTCACAGTGACCTGCTGACGAAAGAAGGCGTGTGGCCTGGAATCCAGTATCCGCGCAGTCCCGGACACGAAGTCGCCGGCGTCATCGACGAAGTTGGGCAGGATGTTACCGGCTGGAACAAAGGCCAACGCGTCGGCGTTGGCTGGTTTGGCGGACAGGATGGTACTTGTCTCCAATGCCGGCGTGGCGACTTCATCAACTGCCGCAACCTGAAAATTTCCGGCATCAGCTACGACGGGGGATACCAGCAGTACATGATCGCTCCTGTCGAGGCGCTGGCTGCGATACCAGACGGTCTCAGCGACGTCGAAGCTGCTCCATTGCTTTGTGCAGGAGTTACTACATTCAACGCGCTGCGGCACAGCGGCGCCCTACCAGGCAGTCTGGTTGCGGTGCAAGGCATCGGTGGACTTGGCCACCTCGGAATCCAATTTGGGAACAAGTTTGGCTACAACGTCGTGGCCATCGGCCGCGGTCCGGAAAATAGTGCGCTAGCAAAGAAGCTGGGAGCCAGCTCGTACATCGACAGCAAATCTACCAACGCAGCGCAGGAGTTGCAGAAGCTTGGCGGCGCACAGGTAATTCTGGCGACAGCGCCAAACTCAAAGGCCATGTCCGAGTTGATCGACGGTCTGGCGCCGAACGGCAAGCTCATGGTGGTAGGCGCAACGTTAGATCCTATCGAAGTTACGCCGATACAGCTCATCAGCGGAGTTCGTACTATCCAGGGCTGGGCTTCAGGAACACCAACCGATTCCGAGGACACGCTCAACTTCGCGACATTAACCGGCGTGCGTCCGATGATCGAAACCTATCCGCTCGAACAAGCAGGCGAAGCGTACGCGCGCATGCTGAGCGGCAACGCACAATTCCGCGTCGTCCTCACCATGTGA
- a CDS encoding xylan 1,4-beta-xylosidase — protein MLNRFSGFALPILISVCLICASAQSAPESSENRGYRNPILFSDYSDPDVIRNGDHFYMVASSFHFVPGIPILESLDLVHWKILGHALPRLDIDARYDLIGSNGYGMGVWAPAIRKHNGLFYIYFPTPTEGIFVVTAKTINGPWSKPLPLIRQPGLEDPCPFWDEDASAYLVHSKKGAGPLILRRMAADGLSVLDDGKEIVRDPEHLPTLEGPKIYKREGYYYIFAPFGGVERGSQAVLRSKSIWGPYEYRTVLAQGSTKINGPHQGAYVETPDGRGWFVHFQSRGAHGRIVHLQPVKWQDGWPLMGEVVPGGSVGEPIAEYPQLPVEADAKGRAMQPQTSDEFDAPTLGPQWEWNHNPDDARWSLSQRHGFLRLVPGAASGFLRARNTLTQQMQSESLEFTVRMDVSHMQIGVRAGVAMLQKNPNGLQVVQEAGKRKLQLFTANDVSDGPELKVNTVQVRINIDGDRAIYSYSLDDGRSFHQLGNDISITFSFWKGSRPALFAYKATSIHQGAQSKLNSDKDGAIDFDWAHYRALP, from the coding sequence ATGCTGAACAGGTTTAGTGGCTTTGCGCTTCCAATTCTCATTTCGGTCTGTCTGATCTGCGCAAGTGCTCAGAGTGCGCCAGAATCCTCGGAAAACAGGGGCTATCGCAATCCAATTCTATTCTCGGACTACTCCGATCCTGACGTCATTCGTAATGGTGATCATTTCTACATGGTTGCCTCGAGCTTTCATTTTGTTCCCGGCATTCCTATTCTGGAATCGCTCGACCTTGTGCATTGGAAGATTCTTGGCCATGCATTGCCGCGGCTTGATATCGATGCTCGTTATGACCTTATCGGGAGCAATGGTTATGGTATGGGCGTGTGGGCTCCAGCCATTCGCAAGCACAATGGGCTGTTCTACATCTACTTCCCTACTCCAACCGAAGGTATTTTTGTCGTGACCGCGAAGACGATCAATGGTCCCTGGTCGAAACCGCTGCCTCTGATTCGGCAACCCGGCCTTGAAGATCCTTGCCCATTCTGGGACGAAGATGCCTCCGCATACCTCGTGCACTCAAAGAAAGGTGCTGGTCCGCTGATTCTGCGCCGCATGGCGGCGGATGGCCTGTCAGTCCTTGACGATGGGAAGGAGATTGTTCGTGATCCAGAACACTTGCCTACGCTCGAAGGTCCGAAGATCTACAAGCGCGAGGGCTATTACTACATCTTTGCGCCGTTCGGTGGCGTCGAGAGAGGATCGCAGGCGGTGTTGCGATCCAAGTCGATTTGGGGGCCGTATGAGTACAGAACAGTGCTCGCGCAAGGTTCGACCAAGATCAATGGGCCGCATCAAGGAGCCTACGTCGAGACGCCCGATGGAAGGGGATGGTTCGTTCATTTTCAGTCTCGTGGAGCGCACGGCCGCATCGTGCATCTGCAGCCTGTGAAGTGGCAGGATGGCTGGCCGCTGATGGGCGAGGTCGTTCCGGGCGGCAGCGTTGGTGAACCGATTGCCGAGTACCCGCAATTGCCGGTTGAGGCCGACGCGAAAGGCCGCGCAATGCAGCCGCAAACATCCGACGAGTTCGACGCTCCGACTCTCGGCCCACAATGGGAATGGAATCACAACCCGGACGATGCCCGCTGGAGCCTCAGCCAGCGGCATGGCTTTCTACGGCTTGTGCCCGGAGCTGCGAGCGGCTTTCTGCGCGCGCGGAACACGCTTACCCAGCAGATGCAGAGCGAATCGCTCGAATTCACGGTTCGCATGGATGTATCTCACATGCAAATCGGTGTTCGCGCCGGAGTGGCTATGCTCCAGAAAAATCCGAACGGCCTGCAGGTTGTACAAGAGGCAGGAAAACGCAAATTACAGCTCTTCACCGCGAATGACGTCAGTGACGGACCGGAGCTCAAGGTCAACACCGTTCAAGTACGCATCAATATCGATGGGGACCGTGCGATCTATAGTTATAGCCTGGACGACGGTAGGTCGTTCCATCAACTCGGTAACGACATATCGATCACATTCTCTTTTTGGAAAGGCTCTCGCCCAGCACTGTTTGCCTACAAGGCGACGTCCATACATCAGGGGGCACAGAGTAAACTCAACTCAGATAAGGACGGAGCGATCGATTTCGATTGGGCTCATTATCGCGCGCTGCCGTGA
- a CDS encoding oxidoreductase: MTDLSRRKLIKTGLAAAAGISGLGVAARLAQEYGLVPPDHGGPYGLGETLTYASQRLLTRHSLAREFSRSQISERPLANEVAAPNEAFKRLQAGGFSHWRLSVDGLVDRPTSFSIDDLKSYPLRSQITELACEEGWSYIAEWIGAPLSHVLNLVGTHPEARYVVYFSIDPEWWESIDIADAMHPQTFLTYGMNGSDLPIGNGGPLRMRLPRQLGYKSVKYITHLTVTDSMKRFGKGLGSASPEGGYAWYAGI, from the coding sequence ATGACCGACCTCTCACGCCGCAAATTGATCAAAACCGGACTCGCAGCCGCCGCCGGCATATCTGGGTTGGGTGTTGCTGCACGCCTTGCGCAAGAGTACGGACTCGTTCCCCCTGATCACGGTGGACCCTATGGTCTCGGCGAGACGCTGACGTATGCTTCTCAACGCCTGCTGACCAGACATTCGCTGGCGCGTGAGTTCTCGCGGAGCCAAATCTCAGAGCGTCCACTCGCGAATGAAGTCGCTGCACCGAACGAGGCATTCAAGCGCCTTCAGGCTGGTGGATTCTCTCACTGGCGGCTCTCGGTAGACGGATTAGTCGATCGGCCCACATCATTTTCCATTGACGACCTGAAGAGTTATCCCTTGCGCAGCCAGATCACCGAACTGGCATGCGAAGAGGGTTGGTCATACATAGCTGAATGGATCGGTGCGCCACTGTCGCATGTGCTCAATCTGGTCGGCACCCACCCAGAAGCCAGATACGTTGTCTATTTCTCTATCGATCCGGAATGGTGGGAGAGCATCGACATAGCCGATGCCATGCATCCGCAGACCTTTCTCACATATGGAATGAACGGCAGTGACCTTCCCATAGGCAACGGCGGCCCACTGCGCATGCGGCTTCCCCGCCAACTCGGCTACAAGAGCGTGAAATACATCACGCACCTGACGGTCACCGACAGTATGAAGCGTTTCGGCAAGGGCCTGGGCTCGGCCTCTCCTGAAGGAGGCTACGCCTGGTACGCCGGTATCTGA
- a CDS encoding DUF2127 domain-containing protein, producing the protein MTVAQSLPPRTTDNLALSAHREHLAGLRAVALLEIFKGVLAMLASFALFTLLHKDIGDVAENIIEFLHLNPAHRFVQAFLTAADRFSGRKIVAVACVGIAYALIRFVEAYGLWNARAWAEWFAIISGSAYLPLEIIGLIRHPNALHWTVLIVNILVVLYMIYVRWDVLRQRRVVEKH; encoded by the coding sequence ATGACTGTGGCGCAATCATTGCCTCCCCGAACCACTGACAACCTTGCGCTCAGTGCGCATCGAGAGCACCTTGCCGGCTTGCGCGCGGTTGCCCTGCTCGAGATTTTTAAGGGCGTCCTTGCGATGCTGGCGAGCTTTGCGCTCTTCACGCTATTGCACAAGGATATCGGTGACGTTGCGGAAAATATTATCGAGTTCCTTCATCTGAATCCCGCACACCGGTTTGTTCAGGCGTTCCTCACGGCCGCTGACCGTTTCAGCGGCAGGAAAATCGTGGCAGTCGCGTGCGTGGGAATCGCTTATGCGCTGATTCGGTTTGTGGAAGCTTACGGGCTTTGGAATGCCCGAGCGTGGGCCGAATGGTTCGCCATTATTTCCGGATCGGCTTATCTGCCGCTGGAGATCATTGGGCTAATAAGGCATCCGAATGCGCTGCACTGGACGGTCCTGATCGTAAACATCCTTGTCGTACTCTACATGATTTATGTGCGGTGGGATGTGCTGCGACAACGCCGCGTCGTCGAAAAGCATTAG
- a CDS encoding NADH-quinone oxidoreductase subunit N — MNPTPELSYIRILPELILSACGLIVMLVEPLLPQRSSHKSLGIFSLFGTLLALVASLYQTNYPGWGWFNMIRVDEFSVFFHVTICAISSVVILASFEYLETQQIRGGEYYGLILFGTVGMVLMSSAVELVLIFIALEISSIATYVLAGYRHRAATSAESSIKYFLLGSFATAFFLYGVALMFGATGSTSIYTISSALQSGQVALGSSVAPVSYGLAYVAVALMFVGLGFKVASAPFHVWTPDVYEGAPAPVVALMSTAPKAAAFAVLLRILFGAAIDTSKAWFWLVWISAALSMTLGNFGALLQNNVKRMLAYSSIAHAGYLLIAFAAVIAPNARDTGISAAIFYAASYAAMNVGAFAVVSHFARTGERYVNFEDYAGLGKRSPLLAATLTIFLLSLLGLPATGGFFAKFYVFNAAIKSDLIWLTIIGLINSAVASYYYLRLIVVMYMYEPQPGEEKLEMRAAPGLTAALVITAIITIWLGVRPAGVLDYATRGASRLLPSFQQSSSLSR, encoded by the coding sequence ATGAATCCGACTCCCGAATTGAGCTATATCCGCATTCTGCCCGAGCTTATCCTGAGCGCTTGCGGCCTGATAGTTATGCTCGTCGAGCCTTTGTTGCCCCAGCGTAGCAGCCACAAATCGCTTGGCATCTTTTCTCTGTTTGGCACCCTGCTGGCGTTGGTGGCCTCTCTTTATCAGACGAACTATCCCGGATGGGGATGGTTCAATATGATCCGTGTGGACGAGTTCAGCGTCTTCTTTCACGTCACGATCTGTGCGATTTCCTCGGTCGTAATTCTGGCTTCATTCGAATATTTGGAAACTCAGCAAATTCGCGGCGGCGAGTATTACGGGCTCATTCTGTTTGGCACAGTGGGAATGGTGCTGATGTCCTCGGCTGTCGAGCTGGTGCTGATTTTTATTGCGCTCGAGATCTCGTCTATCGCTACTTACGTGTTGGCGGGCTATCGACACCGGGCTGCCACAAGTGCCGAATCTTCCATCAAGTATTTCCTTCTCGGCTCATTTGCGACCGCCTTCTTCCTTTATGGCGTTGCATTGATGTTTGGCGCGACAGGATCAACTAGCATTTACACAATATCCAGTGCGCTTCAATCGGGACAAGTAGCGCTCGGCTCTTCGGTAGCACCAGTCAGCTATGGTCTCGCTTACGTTGCGGTGGCGCTCATGTTTGTGGGGCTCGGCTTCAAAGTCGCTTCTGCGCCATTCCATGTTTGGACTCCAGATGTATATGAAGGTGCGCCTGCTCCGGTGGTCGCTCTCATGTCGACGGCTCCCAAAGCGGCTGCCTTCGCGGTTCTACTTCGGATTCTTTTTGGCGCCGCTATCGATACAAGCAAAGCCTGGTTCTGGCTGGTTTGGATCTCTGCCGCGCTTTCGATGACTCTCGGAAACTTCGGAGCGCTTCTGCAGAACAACGTGAAGCGCATGCTCGCGTATTCATCGATCGCTCACGCAGGATATCTGTTGATTGCATTTGCAGCCGTGATCGCGCCCAATGCTCGCGATACAGGCATCTCTGCTGCGATCTTCTACGCAGCGTCGTACGCAGCTATGAACGTTGGCGCCTTCGCCGTGGTATCGCACTTCGCGCGTACTGGCGAACGCTACGTCAACTTCGAAGACTATGCCGGGTTGGGAAAGCGGTCCCCACTATTGGCCGCGACTCTCACCATCTTCCTTCTTTCCCTACTCGGACTTCCGGCGACTGGCGGATTCTTCGCTAAGTTCTACGTGTTTAACGCCGCTATCAAGAGCGATCTCATTTGGCTTACGATCATCGGCCTCATTAATAGCGCAGTCGCTTCTTATTATTATCTGCGTCTCATCGTGGTGATGTACATGTATGAACCGCAACCCGGTGAGGAAAAGCTCGAGATGAGAGCTGCTCCCGGACTTACGGCCGCACTCGTGATCACGGCCATCATCACGATCTGGCTTGGTGTTCGACCTGCCGGTGTGCTGGACTACGCAACTCGCGGAGCTTCGAGATTGCTGCCGAGCTTTCAGCAGAGCTCGAGCTTATCGCGCTAA
- a CDS encoding Fe-S-binding domain-containing protein, whose amino-acid sequence MNELVLTLITFVPAAGAILLMLMPRNDRAIKWIALVVSILAFFFSLHLPVYWSHGVTGFQFSVDKQWISSPNTHYHLGVDGISVWLVLLTTFLTPFCVLISWKSIHGAVKEFFVLMLILETAMIGVFVSLDLFLFYVFWEATLIPMALMIGMYGHERRVYAAVKFFLYTMIASVFMLGAIIWFYIHTSSFDYVTIQNAIQGGSITGFNRAAEFLFFGFFIAFAVKVPLFPFHTWLPDAHVEAPTAGSVLLAGVLLKMGTYGLLRFNATLFPAQAHEHALWINILALIGIVYGALVALVQPNMKKLVAYSSVSHLGFCVLGIFTFTQVGVDGAVYQMLNHGISTGALFMLLGMLYERRHTYEIREYGGLATPMPVYSTLFLMITLSSVGLPLMNGFVGEFLILSGAFTSWQWYGIIGTTGVIWSAGYLLWLYQRIFYGEVTQPVNAQLFDADGRERISLIPMVVMALIMGVASPLWIRMIDPSVEHSLRPSSVNAATEVRPRAAAHIFAMGNTAK is encoded by the coding sequence ATGAACGAGCTAGTCCTCACCCTGATCACATTCGTGCCGGCCGCCGGAGCTATCCTCCTGATGTTGATGCCGCGAAACGATCGCGCCATCAAGTGGATTGCGCTTGTCGTTTCCATTTTGGCTTTCTTCTTCTCGCTCCACCTCCCGGTGTATTGGAGCCACGGTGTAACTGGCTTTCAGTTCTCCGTCGACAAGCAATGGATTTCTAGTCCGAACACTCACTACCACTTGGGCGTCGACGGCATCTCGGTCTGGCTCGTCCTACTCACCACTTTCCTCACACCGTTTTGTGTACTCATTTCGTGGAAGTCGATCCACGGTGCGGTCAAAGAGTTCTTCGTGCTGATGCTGATCCTGGAGACGGCGATGATTGGCGTTTTCGTCTCGCTCGATCTTTTCCTCTTCTACGTCTTCTGGGAGGCTACGCTGATTCCCATGGCGTTGATGATCGGCATGTATGGACACGAGCGCCGCGTGTATGCCGCCGTCAAGTTTTTCCTGTACACGATGATCGCGTCCGTATTCATGCTCGGTGCCATTATCTGGTTCTACATACACACCAGTAGCTTCGACTACGTCACGATTCAAAACGCAATTCAAGGTGGATCCATCACAGGCTTTAATCGTGCCGCTGAGTTTCTGTTTTTCGGCTTCTTTATCGCCTTCGCAGTAAAGGTTCCGCTCTTTCCGTTCCACACCTGGTTGCCAGACGCCCACGTCGAAGCTCCGACCGCTGGCTCCGTATTGCTCGCAGGCGTTCTGCTGAAGATGGGCACCTACGGATTGCTCCGATTCAATGCGACGCTGTTCCCTGCGCAGGCACACGAACATGCGCTTTGGATCAACATTCTTGCTTTGATCGGCATTGTGTACGGCGCGCTCGTCGCTTTGGTGCAGCCGAACATGAAGAAGCTCGTGGCTTACTCCTCCGTTAGCCATCTTGGGTTCTGTGTTCTCGGAATCTTCACATTCACGCAGGTTGGAGTTGATGGCGCGGTATACCAGATGTTGAATCACGGTATCTCGACTGGCGCGCTCTTCATGCTTCTTGGAATGCTGTATGAACGCCGCCATACATACGAGATCAGGGAGTACGGTGGTTTGGCGACGCCAATGCCTGTCTATTCCACCCTATTCTTGATGATCACGCTGTCGTCGGTCGGATTGCCGCTAATGAATGGATTCGTCGGTGAATTTCTCATCCTGAGCGGCGCGTTTACTAGCTGGCAGTGGTACGGGATCATTGGAACGACAGGTGTGATCTGGAGCGCCGGCTATCTGCTCTGGCTTTATCAGCGCATTTTTTATGGTGAAGTAACACAGCCAGTGAATGCGCAACTATTTGACGCTGATGGACGCGAGCGAATCAGCCTGATTCCGATGGTTGTTATGGCCTTGATTATGGGCGTGGCTTCGCCATTGTGGATACGAATGATCGATCCATCAGTCGAGCACTCCTTGCGGCCTAGTTCCGTGAATGCCGCCACGGAAGTGAGACCAAGGGCGGCGGCACACATTTTTGCGATGGGCAACACAGCTAAATGA